TGAGTCATGCTgcacaaaataatcaaaagggCAATACTCAATTGATTTTTAGATTAAGTTAGAAAAAACTTGAAACAACTAGTGTTAAGTGTATCCTACAACTGTTTGAAACTACCTGTAATTGTCCTTGTAATACTTTATCATGAAGTTAAGAGTTATAAAAATACTTACCAACTTAAACTTACTACACATACTAATTATAAATTTTGGTTGAGAACAAGAAGTCTGTTGTATAATAGCACTTTAACCCAGAAGCAGAAAACTGCAACAAGTCAGTGTTGTGTAATGTGCAGACATATTCCACACAAGGACTAACAAGGCCCAAACCCTTTAATTGGCCTTGACATGCTAGAGAATTTCAACCAAATTTGCAGGAAATTTTGTGAAAAACGAATTGTAAACACAGTTTTAGTAAGTATACATTTAGGTGtgaattttttattgaaattaacaACAGCATAAAGAATACAAGTAGCCAAATGGTTTTGAAAACCCAATTAGGTCAAAGttctaaattaaaaatagcaGTTGTGTACCAATTTACCTTATTCTAGCAATTTAAGTTGGTAACATACAAATAGTTGTTCTGATACAAGATATTAAAGACATACTTGGTTTTTAATCAACTACCTTTCAAGACACCAAATCTAAACACTACCCAGAAACATTGTATGTACTACAGCCAAATGAGCCAAATTCTCAATCAGGAATGCCAACTCATTTTTCTCTTAACTAAGAATACCattattggaaaaaaataaaagtaaaaataaaatcagttcgCCAGAAACATAAGTGTGGCTTTGTTCATGTCCAAGCGGATTGGAttgttaaaatatatacataaagggAAAATCTTGCCAGATGTCTCAAATTATAACTGCACCTGTTTAGATTTAGGGCCAGTTTCTGGCCAATCTATCAGTCTCCAATTTTACAGATTCCCTATTGTTTCTACTTCCACTGTTGCCCAAAAGTATCCTGATAAAACTCCTGGTTTTCAGTTTTGTAACCATAGTTACCAGAATGATCACCACCTTGGAGCGGTTGCTGAGCAATGGGTTGGGAGCCCCAGTTCTGATTATTGGTCTGGCGCCGCTTGGAATCTGGCTGGTTGTACCCATCAGCTTTGCGCTTTCCTCCTACATTTCCACCGCGGCCACCCCTTGCACCACGTACCCCGCGGCCTCTTTGTTGTTGGGCGCCTCCTCTCGCACCACGAACGCCTCTTGCTGATCCAGGGCCTCCTCTCTGTGAATAACCGGCTCTACCACGGGGAGGAGCAGCCCCACGACCTCTTGATGGAGCAGCACCCCTTGCTCCTCTACCACCCCTTCCTCTAGCTCCAACTTGAAAATCTTCATAACCATAGTATGGATCTTCATATCCACCACGATAGTTATGGTAATCATAAccataataatcataataatctTCATATCCATAATAATCTGGAGGATATCCATAGCCACCTCTACCTCCACGCCCTCGACCTCTTGTTGGGGGAGGCATATGAGGTGGACCATAATAGTAGTAATCATCATAcctagtaaaaagaaaaaagacggTGATTAGAGTAGAAATCAAATTGGTGATCTAGCATGTAGGCATTTATTTGTAGCAACTCAAgtctttaaaatggaattattaGCACTATGTTAAGTTCTTAGCAGGAATAAGCAGGACCAGGATAAAAGCAGACATCCCAATAATTCAGAAATCTCTATTTATCCTTCATGATTTCACAATTCCTATAACAGATTTTTTACAAACTTCTTAGGCTTTAAAATTTGTCACTCTGAATTACAACTCCTTTACCACAGACCACatgatataaaatagaaatgccAAATAAAGGACAAGCAAATGAcgaacttttttttttagcaaaatggcctaaagacaaatataaataaataaataaataaatggcttatTTATTGAGTATACAGTATTCTTCCTGCACACCAGCAGAAGGTAGctgatctcattgcagatggttgtaagccatcatgtggttgctgggaattgaactcaggaacgcTGGAAGAGCAAGTTTGCTCCTTTAACCCTAACAAGTAACATCATGGCACTGTAGAATAAAAGTAATGTTACAAACAAGAGAGCAACAATCTGTAACAGAAATGCacccttaaaaagaaaacaatagaagaaGCCACATCATCATTCTGACATTTTtcaccacacataaacacaaatactCATCTTtgaggccctaggccctgccccagaggatatgacagactttggggataccccatggagggcctcaccctccctggaaggaagggtatggggtgggggagaataaaagagggagagagagcagggaatgacatgtgaagcaggcttttttttctaatttaaaaaaaaaaaaattaaaaaaaaatactcagctTCTTACTACTAAGAGTAAAGATACTACATATGATGCCCTTCTAAGTTAAGTTTGGCTGGTAAACCAAAATCAGTAGTATTGCTTACTATTTTACCCAAACAGATATTtcattagggaaaaaaaaatgcctctgaaCAATGAAAGCATAAAATTTTAGCTTCAAAGgcgtggggactggagagataggtcGGGTTAAGggaatttgctgctcttgcagaagaactGGCTGGATTCTCAGCACAGACAAGGTAACTTAGAACAGCTTCTAACGCTGGTTtaaggggatccaacaccctatTTTCTGTCATTCACTGGGCCTTGTTTGCATACAATTTACATACACTCAGATATATCATAAACAAGAAGTaaatcccttttaaaaaaaatgttaaaactcTTCAGTGGTCTGATTTATTCTAACACTAGAGTATTTCTCACTTAGTAGTATTATTACTTAAAACGTTAAGAAGCATATTACTGACCTGAGCTCTACAATAATTCCAAAAAACATAAAGCAatttttacctgtaaaataatttactttgttcatttatttacttatttatttcggGATAAGAGGTCTGACTACGCCATGGTAGAAGTCAAAGAATAACTTTTGAGATATGTTTCTAATTCTCATTTCACCATGTGGATGGAATTCCTAGGTCAGAACTTGGTTGCCAAACTTGGCAGCTAACAACTTACATATTTGGTTAAACTCCAGAAATAATTTCCCTTTGTACACTCAATTCATAAAGGCACAGCTCTCCCCTAATCCAACAATGGAGAGATTAAAAAAACACTATTCTAATACAAAAGGTTTTTTTGTAGAatattaaaaatgtgttaatttgtttatgctgtagagtatttaataatgcaaagatacGTTGGTTgcgtttaactctatgaagctgtgttaatTGTGCCTGTCTacaacacctgattggtctaataataAAGATCCGAATgaccaatagcaaggcaagagaaaggataacGGAGAATGTTGCTCTAATTTAGATGCCTATGAAATTTCTACCACTTGACAGCAGCATTTAGCCCATCAAAATGAATGAAAGCATAATGTATATTATTGCTTTTATCAAATCAAAATACAACTTCTCTATCCCAatttagaactcagagatctgccgggcattggtggcgcacgcctttaatcccagcacttgggaggcagaggcagacggatctctgtgagttcgaggccagcctggtctccagagcaagtgccaggataggctccaaagctacaaagaaaccctgtttcgaagaacaagagatctgcctgcctcggcctcccataGGCTGGGAGTAatgtgtgtgccaacactgcctggcttgatGAACTATGATTTTTATTATAGCACAATGATTAGTAAATTGTCTTTTTCTGACTTAAAAAAATTCTCACCATAATGTTTCCGTTCTAATCACTACAACTGGGAACAGTTGGTTGACGTAAGTGGATAGTACTGCTATCTAGAAATGCTGGGGATGTTGTTAAATGTCctccaatgaaaaataaaaactgtcagTAAAAGACAAAGAAGTCACAGTGAAAGTAATTAAGCACAGAAATTATGGAGCCCTAAACACTGCCTCATTTCAATGCCATCTCTACTCTACTTACTGTGTAACAAACATCTGTGCCTCCAGAGTTTCCTCATCTTAAACTAAGTAAAAGACTGAGATGCAGaggattttcaaatacatgttaTTGCTTTCATCAAACCACAAATACAACTTCTCTAATCCCAATCTAGAATAATTTGATACTATCATTACTTTAATAACTAAATTGTCTTCTAAAATATGAAAACCTCATTACTTTTATTACAGAATTACCATGAAAATATGAACAGCAAGACCTTAGTAAACATTTAGATACTTGCCATTTCTGTATTACCCACTTATAAAttcaagttgtttttaaggtaggTAGTTCACAGATTTCATGTTTCAGTAAAACAAATTCTACCAcagttatatacatataattttctttaaagtataCAAATTTTACTCACATTTGATTCTTTGCTGCttgcctctgagcttttctttctttcctcttctgatCCGGGGGCTTAGCAAAAACAATTTCAATATTTTCTCCCTCCAAGTCTTTACCATTCATTTCTTCCATAGCCTTTAAAAAGCAAGACAATGGTCAACATAAAACtgctttcaaaataattttagtttaaaacttgaaaaatatttaacattaacTCTAGAAACCTCTGTCAAAATTAGATAAAACATGGTTGCAATATAATTAAAGATCTTCCTCGATGCTATTTTTACTTAAATGGTTTGCTTGACTAAATTTCATAACTTGAACTTTGCATCAAATTTATTAAGCATGGGATTTTAAGACTATAAAATATTGGTCTCTTTAGATGCCTATGAAATTTCTACCACTTTTTTACCTTGACTGCACCATCTCGCTCATCAAAATGAATGAAAGCATAATCTTTTAGTTTCTTCACTCGTTCCAGTTTCCCAAACTGACTAAATGacttttctaaaatttcttcTGTTACAGTATTGGCAAGGTTGCGTACAAACAGCACTTTTAcctgaaataaaaaagcaaattttcCAGAATTCAATTTCCAAAAGCAACCACCCCATCCTACAAAGTTAACTTGAAACACAACCAGTAAgtatatatagttttaatttcCTGTGGGTAAATGCCAAAGAGTGAAATTGCTGATAAAAGTAAAAACCGAAACAATAATAAAGGTATTACCAAACCAAGTTCTACCACGAAAAATGTGTTCAATTATTAACAGATAAGCAAGCTAAAGCTGAAGTACACTACACACCTTACTTAAACCCCagaacacaggagacagagggaggaggatctcttagttccaggacagccagagctattattacacagagaaactctgtattgaaaacaaacaaaaacaacctagaAACATGTTGGGATTACAACACTTTAAAGCTTCAAACCTGAGGATTAGGAAGAAATAAACTTTCATTCACAAAAACTGGGGTGTAAACTGATGCAGCCCCTGTGTTTAAGGCGGTTCCTTATAAAACTAACCATATTCTTATCTTATAATCTTGTGTTATTACTCCCTATTTATATTTACTGAAGAGTTGTTAAGTTTTATGTTCCTACAAAAACTTGCATCCAGATGCTTctaacagctttattcataactCCCCCCAAACAGTAAAAAGATATCCCTTCAATATATGAATGTACAAACAAAGCAGAATTTTTAGCTATAAGTCAGGgagtggtgttgcatgccttcaatcccagcattccaactactcaggaggcaggggcaggggcaggggcaggggaatCTGGGATGCAGGGGCAGGGGAATCTAAAGgacttccaggatagccaggacatAAAATTCACAAAAAGAGGACATTTAAAATGTTGCCACGGACTCTCAGAAATCTATATAGGCATGATACCAATCATGTGACATTCTGAAATGGTAAAAGGGAAGAAGGGCTGTCAAGATTTGAGGGATAGAGATAATCAAAGCACAGTAATATAATTTCTGGGATACTATAATGGTGATTATCGAAACCTAAGACTGCTTTTGAAATGTTGGATAAAGTGCTTTAAAATACTAGTAACATCCTGGGAGTtgtgctggacagatggctcaacagttaaaagcactgcctgctcttccaaagatcctgagttcaattcccagaaatcacatggtgcctcacaaccatcaataatggtgctctcttctgacctgcaggcatacatgcagacagaacactgtatacataataaaattaaaaaataaaaaagcttgctgACACATCACAcatgagatcctgggttcaatttccaggaacATCTAACTCCCTCCTCCTGaaaatttctcaaaatataaTTGTTCAATAGTAGTCAGCACTCCCAATAGTTAAAACTGCCTTCTATAGATTTAAGCAAACATGACCTTTTAACTATTAAAGGGATTCCTAAAAGACAAGACAGAATATCCAAACTGCACTCAAGAGTTACCTCAAGAGTTAACCCTCAACtgtttgctgaaaaaaaaaaaaataataataattcatttatttgatttttttcctttgttttgttacAGGGTATgactcataaaaaaataaaataaaattaattacatcACCCTCAAATATTCAAAAGAAAGTGCTCTAGAATACCTTCCGTGCACTCACATTTTTTAGTGTATAACTAATTGCTTAGTAAACTTTTTAccttcaaaaacatttaaaacaatgcaAACAATTCATTTACTAAGTTTTTTCTTATGCTCCTCTTATTAACCcaataaaaattgttttacttTACTGTAATTACCTTTGCCATAACTTCAGGATCAGGATCTTCTATGGGATCAGCCCATTCAACAGTTCCAACATTTCCCCAGACTTTGACTTTACCACTCATTAACCTACGCCTTGCCTGTGCAGCTGTTTTGTGATCTTCATATTCAAGAAAGCAAAagcctctattttttttcttgtcatccGGTTGGTGATATAAAATGACATCTGTGAGACCCTCTGAAATTAAACAAACATCCCAGAAAAGTAGGTTAACTAGCAATTAATTTGTGTTTAATAAGCTactctttaaataaaacatgaaaaatacaaaCTTTTACTAACAGCAATTATCTTTTAAAGAAgcaaaagccaggtggtggtggtacatgcctttaatcccagcagagaggcaggcagatctctgtgagttcaaagccagcctgctctacagagtgtgttcaggacagccagggctggtacaaagaaatcctgtctctataaaaacaaaaaacaaaagcaagagacatactctcccccacaaaaaaaaattattaattttccaAATCAACCCAACCCTACCC
This genomic stretch from Cricetulus griseus strain 17A/GY chromosome 4, alternate assembly CriGri-PICRH-1.0, whole genome shotgun sequence harbors:
- the Syncrip gene encoding heterogeneous nuclear ribonucleoprotein Q isoform X1; amino-acid sequence: MATEHVNGNGTEEPMDTTSAVIHSENFQTLLDAGLPQKVAEKLDEIYVAGLVAHSDLDERAIEALKEFNEDGALAVLQQFKDSDLSHVQNKSAFLCGVMKTYRQREKQGTKVADSSKGPDESKIKALLERTGYTLDVTTGQRKYGGPPPDSVYSGQQPSVGTEIFVGKIPRDLFEDELVPLFEKAGPIWDLRLMMDPLTGLNRGYAFVTFCTKEAAQEAVKLYNNHEIRSGKHIGVCISVANNRLFVGSIPKSKTKEQILEEFSKVTEGLTDVILYHQPDDKKKNRGFCFLEYEDHKTAAQARRRLMSGKVKVWGNVGTVEWADPIEDPDPEVMAKVKVLFVRNLANTVTEEILEKSFSQFGKLERVKKLKDYAFIHFDERDGAVKAMEEMNGKDLEGENIEIVFAKPPDQKRKERKAQRQAAKNQMYDDYYYYGPPHMPPPTRGRGRGGRGGYGYPPDYYGYEDYYDYYGYDYHNYRGGYEDPYYGYEDFQVGARGRGGRGARGAAPSRGRGAAPPRGRAGYSQRGGPGSARGVRGARGGAQQQRGRGVRGARGGRGGNVGGKRKADGYNQPDSKRRQTNNQNWGSQPIAQQPLQGGDHSGNYGYKTENQEFYQDTFGQQWK
- the Syncrip gene encoding heterogeneous nuclear ribonucleoprotein Q isoform X4, with the protein product MKTYRQREKQGTKVADSSKGPDESKIKALLERTGYTLDVTTGQRKYGGPPPDSVYSGQQPSVGTEIFVGKIPRDLFEDELVPLFEKAGPIWDLRLMMDPLTGLNRGYAFVTFCTKEAAQEAVKLYNNHEIRSGKHIGVCISVANNRLFVGSIPKSKTKEQILEEFSKVTEGLTDVILYHQPDDKKKNRGFCFLEYEDHKTAAQARRRLMSGKVKVWGNVGTVEWADPIEDPDPEVMAKVKVLFVRNLANTVTEEILEKSFSQFGKLERVKKLKDYAFIHFDERDGAVKAMEEMNGKDLEGENIEIVFAKPPDQKRKERKAQRQAAKNQMYDDYYYYGPPHMPPPTRGRGRGGRGGYGYPPDYYGYEDYYDYYGYDYHNYRGGYEDPYYGYEDFQVGARGRGGRGARGAAPSRGRGAAPPRGRAGYSQRGGPGSARGVRGARGGAQQQRGRGVRGARGGRGGNVGGKRKADGYNQPDSKRRQTNNQNWGSQPIAQQPLQGGDHSGNYGYKTENQEFYQDTFGQQWK
- the Syncrip gene encoding heterogeneous nuclear ribonucleoprotein Q isoform X3 — protein: MATEHVNGNGTEEPMDTTSAVIHSENFQTLLDAGLPQKVAEKLDEIYVAGLVAHSDLDERAIEALKEFNEDGALAVLQQFKDSDLSHVQNKSAFLCGVMKTYRQREKQGTKVADSSKGPDESKIKALLERTGYTLDVTTGQRKYGGPPPDSVYSGQQPSVGTEIFVGKIPRDLFEDELVPLFEKAGPIWDLRLMMDPLTGLNRGYAFVTFCTKEAAQEAVKLYNNHEIRSGKHIGVCISVANNRLFVGSIPKSKTKEQILEEFSKVTEGLTDVILYHQPDDKKKNRGFCFLEYEDHKTAAQARRRLMSGKVKVWGNVGTVEWADPIEDPDPEVMAKVKVLFVRNLANTVTEEILEKSFSQFGKLERVKKLKDYAFIHFDERDGAVKAMEEMNGKDLEGENIEIVFAKPPDQKRKERKAQRQAAKNQMYDDYYYYGPPHMPPPTRGRGRGGRGGYGYPPDYYGYEDYYDYYGYDYHNYRGGYEDPYYGYEDFQVGARGRGGRGARGAAPSRGRGAAPPRGRAGYSQRGGPGSARGVRGARGGAQQQRGRGGKGVEAGPDLLQ
- the Syncrip gene encoding heterogeneous nuclear ribonucleoprotein Q isoform X2, which produces MATEHVNGNGTEEPMDTTSAVIHSENFQTLLDAGLPQKVAEKLDEIYVAGLVAHSDLDERAIEALKEFNEDGALAVLQQFKDSDLSHVQNKSAFLCGVMKTYRQREKQGTKVADSSKGPDESKIKALLERTGYTLDVTTGQRKYGGPPPDSVYSGQQPSVGTEIFVGKIPRDLFEDELVPLFEKAGPIWDLRLMMDPLTGLNRGYAFVTFCTKEAAQEAVKLYNNHEIRSGKHIGVCISVANNRLFVGSIPKSKTKEQILEEFSKVTEGLTDVILYHQPDDKKKNRGFCFLEYEDHKTAAQARRRLMSGKVKVWGNVGTVEWADPIEDPDPEVMAKVKVLFVRNLANTVTEEILEKSFSQFGKLERVKKLKDYAFIHFDERDGAVKAMEEMNGKDLEGENIEIVFAKPPDQKRKERKAQRQAAKNQMYDDYYYYGPPHMPPPTRGRGRGGRGGYGYPPDYYGYEDYYDYYGYDYHNYRGGYEDPYYGYEDFQVGARGRGGRGARGAAPSRGRGAAPPRGRAGYSQRGGPGSARGVRGARGGAQQQRGRGQGKGVEAGPDLLQ